A region of Subtercola boreus DNA encodes the following proteins:
- a CDS encoding bifunctional metallophosphatase/5'-nucleotidase: MKRPLSFALSAALVLTGTAGLGIGTAGSAAAASTVTIDLLSINDFHGRISADGVVAGAAVLAGAVNHYSALNPDTRLVSAGDNIGASTFTSFIQKDKPTIDVLNTMGLTASALGNHEFDRGRADVDGRVRTAAAFPYLAANLYDTATGSPAYQQYSISVIDGVRVGFIGAVTEQLPSLVTAGSLSGLEVRSVVPEVNAVADRLSDGDPADGEADVVVLLVHEGAATPAEASSTDASAFGRIVTGADANVDAIVSGHTHQSYAHSISVASWPTTLKRPVIQAGEYGETIGHLTLVVDGATHQPQSMAAELVPLTNPDKSPRFTPDPKVAAIVSDAEAYAAIPGSVRVGMITADLNKARQSDGSDNRGGESSLGNFVADAQLAATADIGTQIAFMNPGGMRVNLTYASTSAGDPDGNVTYSEANAVQPFASTLVALDLTGAQLAAALEQQWQPTGTGRPFLKLGVSRGFQYTYDPTAARGSRIVRMTLNGVAIGASSIYRVVANKYLADGGDNFTTFAGGTNRSDTGRIDLDSMISFFTAHPTVSPDSGQRAVGVRLAGGSASGIAPGETVTLTLSSLLFSGGEVPARTVEVLYRGSVIGRSIIDPTIVDTTDEVGRATVSAVLPGDGEVGEAALTVRVPGTGTSVEVPLRVRAAAPLAGGALTDGNAQSYSSVSVTPASAPAGTVVQVNVAGHDGRTVTIVGYGPQLPLATAVVTGGHVSVRLPAGYAPGPHPLAVYAGDGSLVGWAPVTVTSRERV; the protein is encoded by the coding sequence ATGAAGCGTCCACTCTCCTTCGCACTCTCAGCCGCGCTGGTGCTCACCGGCACAGCCGGCCTCGGCATCGGCACCGCGGGCAGCGCCGCCGCTGCATCGACCGTCACCATCGACCTCCTGAGCATCAACGACTTCCACGGGCGGATCTCGGCTGACGGGGTCGTGGCCGGCGCCGCCGTCCTTGCCGGGGCCGTCAACCACTACAGCGCACTGAACCCTGACACCCGGCTCGTCTCGGCAGGGGACAACATCGGGGCCTCGACCTTCACCTCCTTCATCCAGAAGGACAAGCCGACCATCGACGTACTCAACACGATGGGGTTGACGGCCTCTGCACTCGGCAACCACGAGTTCGATCGTGGCCGCGCAGACGTCGACGGGCGAGTGCGCACAGCGGCTGCCTTCCCCTACCTCGCGGCGAACCTCTACGACACAGCTACGGGCAGTCCCGCGTACCAGCAGTACTCGATCTCGGTGATCGACGGCGTCCGGGTCGGGTTCATCGGCGCAGTGACCGAACAGTTGCCGTCGCTGGTCACGGCCGGTTCACTGTCCGGGTTGGAAGTGAGGAGCGTCGTTCCCGAGGTGAACGCGGTCGCCGACCGGCTCTCCGACGGCGACCCGGCGGACGGGGAGGCCGATGTGGTCGTGCTCCTCGTCCACGAGGGCGCGGCCACACCGGCCGAGGCCTCATCGACCGACGCGTCGGCGTTCGGCCGCATCGTGACGGGTGCCGACGCGAACGTCGACGCCATCGTCTCCGGCCACACCCACCAGAGCTACGCGCACTCGATCTCCGTCGCCAGCTGGCCGACGACGCTCAAACGGCCGGTCATCCAAGCCGGCGAGTACGGGGAGACGATCGGCCATCTGACGCTCGTCGTCGACGGGGCGACACACCAGCCGCAGTCGATGGCAGCAGAACTGGTGCCGCTCACCAACCCCGACAAGTCCCCGCGCTTCACACCCGATCCGAAGGTGGCGGCGATCGTGTCGGATGCCGAGGCCTACGCGGCCATACCGGGTTCGGTCAGGGTCGGCATGATCACCGCCGACCTGAACAAGGCCAGGCAGTCCGATGGGAGCGACAACCGCGGCGGGGAATCCTCGCTCGGCAACTTCGTGGCAGACGCCCAACTCGCGGCGACCGCCGACATCGGAACGCAGATCGCTTTCATGAACCCCGGCGGCATGCGCGTGAATCTCACCTACGCGTCCACCTCGGCCGGCGATCCGGATGGCAACGTCACGTACAGCGAGGCAAACGCTGTGCAACCCTTCGCGAGCACGCTCGTGGCCCTGGATCTCACCGGTGCGCAGCTCGCAGCTGCCCTCGAGCAGCAGTGGCAGCCCACCGGAACCGGTCGGCCGTTCCTGAAGCTCGGTGTGTCGCGCGGATTCCAGTACACCTACGACCCGACCGCGGCGAGAGGATCGCGCATCGTGCGCATGACGCTCAACGGGGTGGCGATCGGTGCCTCGTCGATCTACCGAGTCGTTGCGAACAAGTACCTCGCCGATGGTGGCGACAACTTCACCACGTTCGCCGGCGGCACGAACCGCTCGGACACGGGGCGGATCGACCTGGATTCGATGATCTCCTTCTTCACGGCGCACCCGACGGTGAGCCCCGACTCAGGCCAGCGCGCCGTCGGTGTGCGTCTGGCCGGAGGCAGTGCCAGCGGTATCGCGCCCGGCGAGACCGTCACTCTGACGCTCTCGTCGCTGCTCTTCAGCGGGGGTGAGGTTCCGGCGCGCACCGTTGAGGTGCTCTACCGGGGGTCTGTGATCGGCCGGTCGATCATCGATCCGACGATCGTGGACACAACCGACGAGGTGGGCCGCGCCACCGTCAGCGCCGTGCTGCCGGGCGACGGCGAGGTGGGTGAAGCCGCGTTGACCGTGCGGGTTCCCGGAACGGGAACGAGCGTGGAGGTCCCCCTTCGCGTGCGGGCTGCCGCTCCGCTCGCTGGCGGTGCCCTCACCGACGGCAACGCGCAGAGCTACTCATCCGTGAGCGTGACGCCGGCCTCGGCACCGGCCGGCACCGTCGTGCAGGTGAACGTGGCGGGCCACGACGGGCGGACGGTGACCATCGTCGGCTACGGTCCGCAACTGCCGCTCGCCACGGCGGTCGTGACCGGAGGGCACGTGAGCGTCCGACTTCCGGCGGGATACGCGCCCGGGCCGCATCCGCTCGCCGTCTACGCGGGCGACGGGTCGCTGGTCGGCTGGGCTCCGGTCACTGTCACCTCCCGCGAGCGGGTCTGA
- a CDS encoding ExeM/NucH family extracellular endonuclease — MSEHPTLSRRKLPTAAGLAAFAIAAVCAAGLASPVPAAQAATVSIATIQGTSVASPLVGSTVTTTGFVTAAYPTGGLGGFFLQSAGSGGTTDPRIHRASDGLFVYLGGAPVTVGIGDYLQVSGVVSEFAGLTELSPPNPGSVIQLDPAGLTPPQPVPTGYPGSDGEREPLEGMIVQPGGDFTVTGLQSSAQFGQIELAAGTVPLAAPTSVGSVGSTAYAATVLLNRARAVWLDDGASTSFTTASGTSKPLPYLSAPVRSAPVRVGSAVTFTAPVVLDYRNGAWRFQPTREVTGANEATTSPVHFSPTRTASPADVGGSIHLGTFNVLNFFPTTGDERTGCTYFTDRSGRPVTVNNSDAPGCGVRGAATRAHFLQQQSKIVSAILALGADIVSLEEIENSAKLGLPRDHALGVLVDALNAADHRSDWRYVPSPAVLPALADEDLIRTGFIYRASVAETVGETSILIGSAPFDNAREPDAQAFRPVYGTDDETFLVVSNHFKSKSGSDATGDNVDAGQGAFNGDRTRQAHALLDFATSVAAAASTDRVFLVGDFNALAHEDPALAIVSAGYADAGAATGRASYSFSGESGSIDHVFASAGAQTILTGADIWNINSVEAPIRQYSAADANVSTFVDPRDPYRSSDHDPLVIGLGLPTHTPPTIPTTPTGATR, encoded by the coding sequence TTGTCCGAACATCCAACCCTCTCGCGCCGAAAGCTGCCCACTGCGGCCGGCCTCGCCGCTTTCGCCATCGCGGCCGTCTGTGCCGCCGGCCTCGCCTCGCCTGTCCCTGCAGCACAGGCTGCAACGGTCTCGATTGCGACGATCCAGGGCACCTCCGTCGCGAGCCCGCTCGTCGGGAGCACCGTCACCACCACGGGATTCGTCACGGCTGCCTATCCCACGGGAGGGCTCGGCGGGTTCTTCCTCCAGTCGGCAGGCTCCGGTGGCACCACAGACCCGCGCATCCACCGCGCCTCCGACGGCCTCTTCGTCTATCTCGGTGGCGCCCCCGTCACTGTCGGGATCGGCGACTACCTGCAGGTGTCGGGCGTTGTGTCCGAGTTCGCCGGGCTCACGGAGCTCTCTCCGCCGAACCCCGGATCGGTCATCCAGCTCGACCCTGCCGGATTGACTCCCCCGCAACCGGTACCGACGGGCTATCCCGGGTCAGACGGCGAACGCGAACCTCTGGAGGGGATGATCGTGCAGCCGGGCGGCGACTTCACGGTGACCGGGCTGCAGTCCTCGGCGCAGTTCGGGCAGATCGAGCTCGCAGCGGGCACCGTGCCCCTTGCCGCCCCGACCAGCGTGGGATCCGTCGGCAGCACGGCATACGCGGCGACGGTCCTGCTCAACCGGGCGAGGGCGGTGTGGCTCGACGACGGCGCGAGCACCAGCTTCACGACCGCCTCGGGCACGTCGAAACCACTGCCGTATCTCTCGGCCCCCGTGCGCTCCGCTCCCGTGCGCGTCGGCTCAGCGGTCACATTCACGGCTCCTGTCGTGCTCGACTACCGGAACGGCGCGTGGCGCTTCCAGCCGACACGCGAGGTGACAGGCGCCAACGAGGCGACCACCTCGCCCGTGCACTTCAGCCCCACCCGGACGGCGTCACCCGCCGACGTCGGTGGCAGCATCCATCTCGGTACCTTCAACGTGCTGAACTTCTTCCCGACCACGGGCGACGAGCGCACCGGATGCACGTACTTCACCGATCGCAGCGGCAGACCTGTGACGGTGAACAACAGCGATGCCCCGGGGTGCGGCGTTCGGGGCGCCGCGACGCGCGCCCACTTCCTGCAACAGCAGTCGAAGATCGTGAGCGCGATCCTGGCTCTCGGAGCGGACATCGTCTCGCTCGAGGAGATCGAGAACTCCGCAAAGCTCGGGCTGCCGCGCGACCATGCTCTGGGCGTGCTCGTCGACGCGCTGAACGCGGCCGACCACCGTTCGGACTGGCGTTACGTGCCGTCACCTGCTGTTCTTCCCGCGCTGGCCGACGAAGACCTGATCAGAACCGGTTTCATCTACCGCGCTTCGGTCGCGGAGACCGTGGGAGAGACATCGATCCTGATCGGCTCTGCGCCGTTCGACAATGCCCGGGAGCCCGATGCCCAGGCGTTCCGACCGGTCTACGGCACCGACGACGAGACGTTCCTGGTCGTCTCGAACCACTTCAAGTCGAAGTCGGGTTCGGACGCCACAGGAGACAACGTCGACGCGGGCCAGGGCGCCTTCAACGGTGACCGCACGAGGCAGGCTCATGCACTGCTCGACTTCGCGACCTCGGTTGCAGCGGCGGCTTCGACCGACCGGGTCTTCCTCGTGGGCGACTTCAATGCGCTGGCCCACGAAGACCCGGCCCTGGCGATCGTCTCGGCCGGTTATGCAGACGCGGGAGCCGCAACCGGCAGAGCGTCCTACAGCTTCTCCGGCGAGTCGGGCTCGATCGACCATGTGTTCGCCTCCGCCGGAGCGCAGACGATTCTGACCGGCGCGGACATCTGGAACATCAACTCGGTCGAAGCTCCCATCCGGCAGTACTCGGCGGCCGATGCGAACGTGTCGACCTTCGTCGATCCCAGAGACCCCTACCGGTCATCCGATCACGACCCCCTGGTCATCGGCCTCGGCCTTCCGACGCACACCCCGCCCACCATTCCGACGACCCCGACTGGAGCAACCCGATGA
- a CDS encoding zinc-ribbon domain-containing protein has protein sequence MAENIGAWWARRQRSKGREVPYEIGAYRSEWERYPVLVRQYHPDLNRNITLTQIPPAAEVYLTWQCDAGHLFVATPDEQRHRPGGVRRRSSWCPDCLALAAPKRIVNRHSTTAPSANPPRTEPTALDARGSRSRPTDAAPQRAAPRPRPVHAPVRPTLAGPTPGEAFHSGRAPRPASAAEGELRSRLAKRIDLDLRAANAVGVRRPFFTHREVWPDIVLPELKVAIEYDTIGRFGLEHVGTREATDRRKDRLLREAGWEVIRVRCGKLNPLGPYDLQAGAVTDALVERLLDRLREIRGDLFVNAYLR, from the coding sequence GTGGCGGAGAACATCGGGGCCTGGTGGGCCAGGCGACAGCGTTCGAAAGGGCGCGAGGTGCCTTATGAGATCGGTGCGTACCGTTCAGAATGGGAGCGCTACCCTGTGCTCGTTCGGCAGTACCATCCCGACCTCAATCGAAACATCACGCTCACGCAGATTCCGCCCGCGGCGGAGGTCTACCTCACCTGGCAGTGCGATGCCGGCCACCTCTTCGTGGCCACGCCCGACGAGCAGCGGCACAGGCCCGGCGGGGTGCGCCGCAGATCGTCGTGGTGCCCCGACTGTCTCGCTCTCGCCGCCCCAAAGCGCATCGTCAACCGTCACTCGACGACCGCCCCGTCGGCGAATCCGCCGCGCACCGAGCCCACGGCGCTGGATGCCCGGGGGAGCCGTTCCCGCCCCACCGACGCCGCACCACAGCGCGCCGCGCCGCGCCCCCGCCCCGTGCACGCACCGGTGCGTCCGACCCTCGCCGGCCCGACCCCGGGCGAGGCCTTCCACAGCGGACGGGCACCCCGCCCCGCATCCGCCGCCGAAGGCGAACTGCGCAGCCGGCTCGCGAAGCGCATCGACCTCGACCTCCGCGCAGCGAATGCTGTCGGCGTGCGCCGGCCGTTCTTCACGCACCGGGAGGTCTGGCCCGACATCGTGCTGCCAGAACTGAAGGTCGCCATCGAGTACGACACGATCGGCCGGTTCGGCCTGGAACACGTGGGCACCCGCGAGGCCACCGATCGCCGCAAGGACAGGCTGCTGCGTGAGGCGGGCTGGGAGGTCATCCGGGTGCGCTGCGGCAAACTGAACCCGCTCGGCCCGTACGACCTGCAGGCCGGGGCGGTGACCGATGCCCTGGTGGAACGTCTCCTCGACAGGCTCCGCGAGATCCGCGGTGACCTCTTCGTGAACGCCTACCTCCGCTGA
- a CDS encoding NADH:flavin oxidoreductase: protein MTSTNTTTDPGTGTLLEGVDPAPLFTPFGAGELTLSNRFVMAPMTRGFSPNGVPGADVRDYYARRASHLGLIVTEGTYVDHPSAGSSDRIPTFYGDEALAGWKSVVDAVHAEGGRIFPQLWHLGVTRSAGAAPHPDAPVISPSGVRSDGSPKGEAASTKDIDDIIAAFVQGALDAQRIGFDGIELHGAHGYLLDQFLWAATNRRGDRFGGSTGNRTQLAAEVVAAIRSEVGPEYPIDFRFSQWKGNAYDARIASTPQELEQILTPLVDAGVSILHASTRRYWLPEFDGSSRTLAGWTKHLTGLPTIALGSVGVSAPFLGGTDEAQPTLSIAPLLELFEQGEFDLVALGRSVLADPEFTEKLRTGRAGEIRAYQKDDESTLY from the coding sequence ATGACTTCCACGAACACCACCACCGATCCCGGCACCGGCACGCTCCTCGAGGGCGTGGATCCCGCCCCGCTGTTCACTCCTTTCGGCGCCGGCGAACTCACCTTGTCGAACCGGTTCGTGATGGCGCCGATGACCCGCGGGTTCTCGCCGAACGGCGTGCCGGGTGCTGACGTTCGCGACTATTACGCGCGCCGCGCCTCGCACCTCGGACTCATCGTCACCGAGGGAACCTACGTCGATCATCCGTCGGCCGGATCGAGCGACCGCATTCCGACCTTCTACGGCGACGAGGCGCTCGCGGGCTGGAAGAGCGTGGTCGACGCCGTGCACGCCGAGGGTGGGCGCATCTTCCCGCAGCTCTGGCACCTCGGCGTGACCCGGTCGGCGGGCGCGGCGCCGCACCCCGATGCCCCGGTGATCAGCCCTTCCGGGGTGCGGTCCGATGGATCTCCGAAGGGTGAGGCGGCATCGACGAAAGACATCGACGACATCATCGCCGCGTTCGTTCAGGGTGCTCTGGATGCCCAGCGCATCGGCTTCGACGGCATCGAGTTGCACGGGGCGCACGGCTACCTGCTCGACCAGTTCCTGTGGGCGGCGACGAACCGGCGCGGCGACCGTTTCGGCGGCTCCACCGGCAATCGCACCCAGCTCGCGGCCGAAGTCGTCGCGGCGATCCGCTCGGAGGTCGGACCGGAGTACCCGATCGACTTCCGTTTCTCGCAGTGGAAGGGCAACGCCTACGACGCCCGCATCGCGTCGACGCCGCAGGAGCTCGAGCAGATCCTGACCCCGCTCGTCGACGCCGGGGTGTCCATCCTGCACGCTTCGACGAGGCGTTACTGGCTGCCCGAGTTCGACGGCTCCTCCCGCACCCTGGCCGGGTGGACGAAGCACCTGACCGGGCTGCCGACGATCGCCCTAGGCTCAGTGGGGGTGTCTGCCCCGTTCCTCGGCGGCACCGACGAGGCGCAGCCCACGCTCAGCATCGCGCCTCTGCTGGAGCTGTTCGAGCAGGGTGAGTTCGACCTGGTTGCACTGGGGCGTTCGGTGCTCGCTGACCCCGAGTTCACCGAGAAGCTCCGCACCGGCCGGGCTGGCGAGATCCGCGCGTACCAGAAGGATGACGAGTCGACCCTGTACTGA
- a CDS encoding DUF1992 domain-containing protein yields the protein MSDRRKRSDTRLNVSRYLVDGSLPGDEERGAEAAEAEDDTALAGQRSMEARAQFVEVSIQQAMRRGDFDNLPGAGKPLRNLHDAYDPNWWIKQKIERENITGLGPPALTLRSENAGLDERLDAAPSEKRVRELLDDFNARVVEARRQLKGGPPVVTPTRDVEAEVLRWRERREARLVAYERQRAADEAAYRALPWRERRRARRPGP from the coding sequence ATGAGCGACCGGAGGAAGCGGAGTGACACCCGCCTGAACGTCTCCCGGTACCTGGTCGACGGTTCACTGCCGGGTGATGAGGAGCGCGGGGCCGAAGCCGCAGAGGCCGAGGACGACACCGCGCTGGCTGGGCAGCGCTCGATGGAGGCGCGGGCCCAGTTCGTGGAGGTCTCGATCCAGCAGGCCATGCGCCGCGGGGACTTCGACAACCTGCCGGGCGCGGGTAAACCGCTCCGCAACCTGCATGATGCCTATGACCCCAACTGGTGGATCAAGCAGAAGATCGAGCGCGAGAACATCACCGGGCTGGGCCCGCCGGCGCTCACGCTTCGGAGCGAGAACGCGGGGCTCGACGAGCGACTGGATGCCGCACCATCCGAGAAGCGTGTTCGGGAGCTGCTCGACGACTTCAACGCGCGGGTCGTCGAGGCGCGGCGCCAGCTCAAGGGCGGGCCGCCGGTCGTGACACCGACACGGGATGTCGAGGCTGAAGTGCTTCGCTGGCGGGAGCGCCGCGAGGCGAGGCTCGTCGCGTATGAGCGGCAGCGCGCGGCCGACGAGGCCGCCTACCGGGCGCTGCCGTGGCGCGAGCGCCGCCGTGCCCGCCGCCCCGGCCCGTAG
- a CDS encoding FdhF/YdeP family oxidoreductase has product MSRRPPVEDPDYDDMTVHPPEKWAVGLPAIYSASEPALVEMGVGRAFTLLTKVNQKDGFDCMSCAWPDPDHRKVAEFCENGARAITWEATPVTVPTTFWAEHSVSDLLEKSEYWLGMQGRLVEPVYKPAGSDHYEPVSWQKAFSIAAEKLKGLASPDEAAFYTSGRAANETAFVYQLFVRAFGTNNLPDCSNMCHESTGTALNETIGVGKSTIAYDDFENTDLIIIMGQNPGTNHPRMLTALEDAKKKGAKIVAVNPLPEAGLLRYKNPQTARGILGRGTAIADQFVQIRLGGDMALLQALSKRVLEAEDRNPGTVLDHDFLQTYTQGLDALRAHLEHLSEDTVLEATGLTSAEIDELAERYITSDRTIITWAMGLTQHRKSVDTLREVVNLLLLRGNIGRLGAGASPIRGHSNVQGDRTMGIWEQMPESFLDALDTEFGIHSPREHGVDSLKGIEAMQRGEIKVWFGLGGNLVAAISDTRAAEAAMRGTEMTVQVSTKLNRSHAVIGREALILPTLGRTEVDLQEAGPQFLSVEDTVCAVHATHGAVPPVAPSLLSEVSIVTRLARAVLGDDGPIDWQAFENDYDTIRESISRVVPGFENFNADVRRKGGFVLPNGPRDSRTFNTSTGKAHLTINHLEALERPAGRLILQTMRSHDQFNTTIYSLNDRYRGIKKGRNVVFVNPDDLAELGLADGDTVDIFSEWKNEPDRELRGYRVVSYPTAKGCAAAYFPEANVLIPLDSAALESNTPVSKAIVVRLEKVGAPAAVGA; this is encoded by the coding sequence ATGAGCCGCAGACCTCCCGTCGAAGACCCCGACTACGACGACATGACCGTGCACCCACCCGAGAAGTGGGCGGTCGGGCTCCCCGCGATCTATTCGGCCAGCGAACCCGCGCTCGTCGAGATGGGCGTCGGCCGAGCGTTCACGCTGCTCACGAAGGTGAACCAGAAAGACGGCTTCGACTGCATGAGCTGCGCGTGGCCGGATCCCGACCACCGCAAGGTGGCCGAGTTCTGCGAGAACGGGGCCCGGGCCATCACTTGGGAGGCGACGCCCGTCACGGTGCCCACCACGTTCTGGGCCGAGCACTCGGTGAGCGACCTGCTGGAGAAGAGCGAGTACTGGCTCGGCATGCAGGGGCGCCTGGTCGAGCCGGTCTACAAACCGGCGGGCAGCGACCACTACGAGCCTGTGAGCTGGCAGAAGGCCTTCAGCATTGCGGCCGAGAAGCTGAAGGGGCTCGCCTCACCCGACGAAGCGGCGTTCTACACCTCGGGTCGGGCCGCGAACGAGACGGCCTTCGTCTACCAGCTCTTCGTTCGCGCCTTCGGCACGAACAACCTGCCGGACTGCTCCAACATGTGCCACGAGTCCACCGGCACGGCGTTGAACGAGACGATCGGTGTCGGCAAGTCGACGATCGCGTACGACGACTTCGAGAACACCGACCTGATCATCATCATGGGCCAGAACCCGGGTACGAATCATCCGCGCATGCTCACGGCGCTCGAAGACGCGAAGAAGAAGGGCGCGAAGATCGTCGCCGTGAATCCGCTTCCCGAGGCGGGGCTTCTGCGGTACAAGAATCCGCAGACGGCCCGCGGAATCCTCGGTCGGGGAACCGCGATCGCCGACCAGTTCGTGCAGATCCGGCTGGGCGGCGACATGGCTCTCTTGCAGGCGCTGTCCAAGCGCGTGCTCGAGGCCGAAGACCGCAACCCGGGCACTGTTCTTGACCATGATTTCCTGCAGACGTACACCCAGGGCCTGGATGCCCTCCGGGCCCACCTCGAACACCTCAGTGAAGACACCGTTCTCGAGGCCACGGGGCTGACCAGTGCCGAGATCGACGAGCTCGCAGAGCGCTACATCACTTCCGATCGCACCATCATCACCTGGGCCATGGGGCTCACCCAGCACCGCAAGTCGGTGGACACGCTGCGGGAGGTCGTGAACCTGCTGCTGCTCCGCGGCAACATCGGGCGACTGGGCGCGGGGGCATCACCCATCCGTGGCCACAGCAACGTGCAGGGCGACCGCACCATGGGCATCTGGGAGCAGATGCCCGAGAGCTTCCTCGATGCACTCGACACCGAGTTCGGCATCCACTCACCTCGTGAGCACGGAGTCGACTCGCTGAAGGGCATCGAGGCGATGCAACGCGGCGAGATCAAGGTCTGGTTCGGCCTCGGCGGCAACCTCGTGGCGGCGATCTCCGACACCCGGGCTGCTGAGGCGGCGATGCGCGGCACCGAGATGACCGTGCAGGTCTCCACCAAGCTCAACCGTTCGCATGCCGTCATCGGGCGTGAAGCGCTCATCCTGCCGACCCTCGGGCGCACCGAGGTCGACCTGCAGGAGGCGGGGCCGCAGTTCCTCTCCGTCGAAGACACCGTGTGCGCCGTGCATGCGACGCACGGGGCTGTTCCGCCGGTCGCGCCCTCCCTGCTCTCCGAGGTCTCGATCGTCACGCGCCTGGCGCGCGCCGTGCTCGGCGACGACGGGCCCATCGACTGGCAGGCGTTCGAGAACGACTACGACACCATCAGGGAGTCCATCTCGCGTGTGGTGCCGGGGTTCGAGAACTTCAACGCCGACGTGCGCCGAAAGGGCGGCTTTGTGCTGCCGAACGGTCCGCGCGACTCGCGCACCTTCAACACCTCCACCGGCAAGGCCCACCTGACGATCAACCACCTTGAGGCTCTCGAACGCCCGGCTGGCCGGCTCATCCTCCAGACGATGCGTTCCCATGACCAGTTCAACACCACGATCTACAGCCTGAACGATCGCTACCGCGGCATCAAGAAGGGCCGCAACGTGGTGTTCGTGAACCCCGACGACCTGGCCGAGCTCGGGCTGGCAGACGGTGACACGGTCGACATCTTCAGCGAGTGGAAGAACGAGCCCGACCGGGAGCTGCGCGGTTACCGCGTGGTGTCGTACCCGACCGCGAAGGGGTGCGCCGCGGCGTACTTCCCCGAAGCGAACGTGCTCATCCCGCTCGACAGCGCTGCGCTGGAGAGCAACACGCCGGTCTCGAAAGCGATCGTCGTGCGGCTCGAGAAGGTGGGGGCGCCGGCTGCGGTCGGCGCCTGA
- the fdhD gene encoding formate dehydrogenase accessory sulfurtransferase FdhD → MGRITVRRRVTRFTVGERSRTREDFLAAEEPLEIRVGGRALAITMRTPGHDFELAAGFLVSEGVISRGDQFASARYCAGATEEGLNTYNVLDVVLAEGVAPPDPSLERNFFTTSSCGLCGKASIDAVRTLSQYETASDPLVVSSELLASFPDVLRSQQEVFEKTGGLHAAALFDGRTGRLLVLREDVGRHNAVDKVVGWAVTADLLPLAGTVLMVSGRASFELVQKASMAGIPVLAAVSAPSSLAAELAEEMGITLVGFLRGSTMNVYSRTDRVDDGFSTDSVEQTPVSSLMAQDDHTEPESLQKVTAR, encoded by the coding sequence ATGGGCAGAATCACCGTTCGACGTCGCGTGACCAGGTTCACTGTCGGGGAACGGAGCCGCACCCGCGAAGATTTTCTCGCCGCTGAGGAACCGCTCGAGATCAGGGTCGGAGGCCGCGCTCTGGCGATCACGATGCGCACACCCGGTCACGATTTCGAGCTCGCTGCGGGCTTCCTGGTGTCGGAGGGGGTGATCTCGCGGGGCGACCAGTTCGCATCGGCCCGCTACTGCGCGGGCGCCACCGAGGAGGGCCTGAACACGTACAACGTGCTCGATGTGGTGTTGGCAGAGGGCGTTGCGCCGCCGGATCCGAGCCTCGAACGCAACTTCTTCACGACGAGTTCGTGCGGACTCTGCGGCAAGGCGAGCATCGATGCGGTGCGCACGCTGTCACAGTACGAGACGGCGAGCGATCCTCTGGTCGTCTCGTCGGAGCTGCTGGCATCGTTCCCCGATGTGCTCCGCTCGCAGCAGGAGGTCTTCGAGAAAACCGGCGGGCTCCACGCGGCGGCGCTCTTCGACGGCCGAACCGGCAGACTGCTGGTGCTGCGGGAGGATGTGGGGCGGCACAATGCGGTCGACAAGGTGGTCGGCTGGGCGGTGACCGCCGATCTGCTGCCGTTGGCGGGAACCGTGCTGATGGTGTCGGGGCGGGCCAGTTTCGAGCTCGTGCAGAAGGCGTCGATGGCCGGGATTCCGGTGTTGGCGGCGGTCTCCGCGCCCTCGTCCCTTGCCGCTGAGCTCGCCGAGGAGATGGGGATCACGCTCGTCGGGTTCCTGCGCGGGTCGACGATGAACGTCTACTCCCGCACAGACCGGGTGGATGACGGGTTCTCCACAGATTCCGTCGAGCAGACGCCTGTGTCGTCCCTCATGGCACAGGATGATCACACCGAACCTGAATCGCTCCAGAAAGTGACCGCCCGATGA